From the Streptomyces sp. SN-593 genome, the window GCGGGCACCGGACGGGGCCCGCCCCCGGTGTGCGGGGCCCGCCGGGGAGAGCGGATGACGGCCGGTCACGTGGTGGCGCTGACCCTGCTGTGGGCGGGCGTGGCCTGCGTACTGCTGTCGGCGGCGGCCCTGGTGCGGCTGGACGGGACGGCGGCGCGCCTGCACGCGCTGGCCGCCTCCTCGGGCCTGGGCGTCCCGCTGATCGCCGTCGCGGTCGCCGTCGACCAGGGGCCCGGGCGCGCGGCGGTCAGGACGCTGTTCATCGGGCTGGTCTTCGCCGCGGGCGGCACCGCCGCCACGATCGCGGTCGGGAAGGCCGCCTGGGAGTCCGGCGAGGAGAGCGAAGAGGACGAGGAGGAGCAGCGGTGGACACGGCCCTGATCGGCGTCGCGCTCGGTTTCGTGGTGGTGGCCGCCACGCTGGCGGTGCTGTGCCGCGAGCCGGTGCGGCAGGCGGTACTGCTCGGAGTCCTCGGGCTGGCCCTGGCCGTGCTGTTCGCGGTCCTCCAGGCGCCCGACGTGGCGCTGTCGCAGGTCGCGGTGGGCACCGTACTGACGCCGCTGCTCGTCCTGCTGACGGTCCGCAAGGTCAGACGGCGGTCGGTCCCCCGCGCCGCGGTCCCCGCGGCCACAGGCGGGTCCGGGAACGGCGGCCCCGGCCCGTCCGGCGGCGGCCCGTCCGGCGGCGGCCTCCCCGATGACGGGCCGTCCGGCGCCGGGCCTTCGGGCGGCGGGTCCTCCCGCGGCGGGCCGCACGGCGGGAGCGGGTCGTGAGCGCGCGGACGCGGCTGCTGCTGTTCGCGGTCTCCGCGCTGGCCCTCGGGATCTGCTTCGCCCTGTCCTGCCGCGAACTGCCCCGCTTCGGCGGCGCGTCGCACCCCTACGGCGACCGCGCCGTGGCCGCGGCCCTGAGCCGCCGCACCGCGAACGTGATCTCGTCGGTCAACTTCGACCTGCGCGGCTTCGACACGCTCGGCGAGGAGTCGATCCTGTTCGCCACCGTCATGGGCGCGACGCTGCTGCTGCGCCTGGCCCGCGACGAGCGCCAGCACGCCGCCGCGTCCGAGGACGTCCTGCCCACCACACGGCTGCTGGGGACGGTACTGCTCCCGATCACCGTGCTGGTCGGTGTCTACGTCGTCGCGCACGGCCAGCTCAGCCCCGGGGGCGGCTTCCAGGGCGGGGTCGTCCTGGCCACCGCGCTCCACCTGGGCTACGTGGCGGCCGACTACCGGGTGCTGCGGCGGCTGCGGCCGCTGGCCGTGCTGGACGTGGCCGACTCGCTCGCGGCCGCGTCCTTCACGGCGATGGGCGTCGCCGGCCTCGCGGCGGGCGGCGCGTTCCTGAAGAACGTCCTCCCGCTGGGCACCTTCGACCAGATCACCTCGGGCGGCATGGTGCCGCTGTTCAACGCCGCCGTCGGCGTCGAGGTGGCGTCCGGGCTCATCGTGCTGGTCGCCCACTTCCTCGACCAGGCCGTCGAGGTCACCGGCACCGGAACACAGGAGGATGTCTGATGGGTGTGTGGGCCTACCTGGCCGCGGGCTGGATCCTGCTGGTCGCGCTGTACGGGCTGGTGACCAGCAGGAACCTGATCCACGCGATCGGCTGCCTGGCCGTGGCGCAGTCCTCGACGTACGTGCTGCTGCTCACCGTCGGCTACCGCGACCACGGCACCGCGCCGGTGTTCTCCGACCTCCGGCCCGGCTCGCGCCCGGTGGTGGACCCGGTGGTGCAGGCGCTCGCGCTCACCGACATCGTCGTCGGCGCGACCGTCACCGCGCTGCTGCTGGCGCTGACGATCCAGTTGCGCAAGCGGCACGGCACGGTCGATCCGCAGGCCCTGACCGCGTTGCGGGGCTGACCCGGTGACGGACGCGGCCCTGCTGCCGCTGGCCGTCGCGATCCCGCTGCTCGGCGCGCCGCTGCTGGCCGTCGCGGGCCGGGTGCTGCCGCGCGCCGGGTGCGACGCCCTGGCCACCGGGGCGGCCGCGGCCGACGTGGTGTGCCTGGCGCTGCTGTGGTCGCACCTGCACGGCGTGGCCGTCGCGCGCGTCGGCGGGTGGCCGGCCCGGATCGGGGTCGTGCTCGCCGCGGACCGGACCGGCGCGGGCCTGGCCCTGCTCGCCGCGTGCCTGGTGCTCGCGGTGCTCGGCTACTCCTGGCGGTACTTCGACGAGCCGAGCGGCGAACGCGCGGGCCTGTTCCCCGCGATGGTGCTGACGTTCCAGGCCGGCATGGTCGGCTTCGCGCTGACCGGCGACCTGTTCAACGCGTTCGTGTGGTTCGAGCTGATGGGCGCCGCGGGCTACGCGCTGACCGGCTACCGCATCGAGGACCCGCGCCCGTTGCAGGGCGCCCTGACCTTCGGGATCGTCAACTCCCTCGCGGCGTACTGCTCGCTGCTGGGCATCGGCCTGCTGTACGCCCGGACCGGCCAGCTCGACCTCGCCGCCATGGGGCGGTCGCTGGCGGGCCACCCCACCGACCTGCTGACGGTGACCGGGTTCGTGCTGGTGGTCACCGCCATGCTGGTCAAGGCGGCGGTGGTGCCCTTCCACTTCTGGCTGCCCGACGCGCACGCCGTCGCCCCCACCCCGGTGTGCATGCTGCTGTCCGGCGCGATGGTCGAGCTGGGCGTCTACGGCGTCGGCCGGGTGTACTGGACCGTCTTCGCCGGCGCCGGCGGCGTCCCGCACGACGCGTTCCGCCACACCTTCACCGCGCTCGGCGTGCTCACCGCGCTCGTCGGCTCCGTGATGTGCTGGCAGCAGCGGCACATCAAGCGCATGCTCGCGTACTCCACGGTCGGCCACGTCGGGCTGTTCGTGGTGGGGATCGCCCTGCTCACGCCGGACGGCGCGGCCGGCACGGCGGTCTACGTCGCCGCGCACGCCTGCGCGAAGGCCGCGCTGTTCGGCCTCACCGGGGTGCTGCTCGACCGCTACGGCTCCGTCGACGAGCACGGGCTGCACGGACGCGGCCGCGAACTGCGGCTGGTGGGCGTGCTGTTCGTGCTCGGCGCGCTCGCCCTGGCCGGGCTGCCGCCGTTCGGCACCGGGCTGGGCAAGGCGCTCGGCGAGACGGCCGCGGGCCACGCGCAGCCCTGGCTGCCGGCGGTGTACGTGCTCACCTCCGCGCTCACCGGCGGGGCGGTGCTGCGGGTCGCGCTGCGGGTCTTCTGGGGAGCCGGTGCGGCCCCGGCGCAGCGCCCCGGCGAGGCCGAGATCAGCGGTGAGGGCGAGGAGCCCGAGATCCGGATGCCGGGACGGGCCCTGCCGCCGATGATGCTCGCCGTGCCGGCGGTGCTGCTCGGGCTCTGCGCGGTCGTGGGCTGCCTGCCCGCGGTGGGGCGCGCGATCGCCGCGGGGGCGGGCGTGTACACCGACCCGGCGGCCTACCGGGCGGCCGTCCTCGGCACGGCCGCGTCCCCGGCGCCGCACGTCGCGTCGGCGTGGACCGCGGACGGCCTGCTGCTGGGCGCGGTGTCCGCCGCGGCGGCGGCCGCGGCGGCCTGCCTGGCGGTCCTGCGGCCGTTCCGGCTGCCCTGCCACCGGGCGGTGCGCCGCGCGCTGACCGGGCTGCGCAGGCTGCACTCCGGCCACCTGGGCGACTACGTCGCCTGGCTCACCTTCGGCGTGGCGGTGCTGTGCGCGGTGATGGCCGCGCAGACCTGAGGCGGCACGCCGGGCGGAGGACCGGGCGGGACCGGGCCGCGCTCACAGCGGGCGGCGCAGCGCCGACCGGTCCGCGCGCCAGGCCGCCAGCAGGTGCGCGGCGAGGCGGTCCGCCAGGAAGACGGTGGTGTCGGCGCCGAACGCGACGTCGGCCGCCAGCCCCGGCTCGTCGGCGAGCAGACCGCCGACCACCTCGTGGCGTACGACCTGTTCGTGGACCGCGTCGGCCTCAACGTGCTCGGTGTAGAAGCGCACCGCGGCGGGGCCGGCGTCGGTGCGGCGCATGGCGGCGGCGAGCCGGCGGGAGGCGGGCGAGGAGGTGACCTCGACGCAGCCGAAGTGGCCGACGAGCGCGCCCCGCAGGTCCCGGCGCAGGCCGAACAGGGTCATCAGGTTGACGTCGGCGAGCATCGGCGCGGGCGCGTGCTCGACGTAACGGCCGTAGACGGTGTCGAGGCCGAGGTCGGCCATCAGGTCGGCGAAGAGCCGGGCGTGCACGTTCTCCGCGCGTCCGGCGCCGAACTCGTCGTACTCGATGGCGACCATGCCGGCCTTCGCCCGACCGCGCAGCCGGGGGATGACCCAGGCGTGCGGGTCCGCCTCCTTGAGGTGGTAGAGCGAGCGCAGCGCCGCGTACTCGCGCACCTGGCGCGCGTCGCCGTCGTGTTCGAGGTGGTACGGCACGCTGGAGCCGTGGTCGGCGCTCTCCACGAGCAGGTCGGCGAACGCCTCGTCGGGGGTGCGGCCGGGCACGTCGGTGTGCAGGGCGCGCAGGAAGCGCTGCTCCATCGCCGCCCGCAGCGGGGCGAGCAGCGGGGACCACTCCATGTCGTCGGCGACGGCGGCGAAGCCCCGGTAGTGCAGCTCGTACAGGACGTACAGCGCCAGTTGCAGGTCCTCGCCGTAGGGGTCGTCGGTCGTGTGGGCCAGCAGCAGGTCCCGCGGGCCGGGGGGCCGGTCGGCGGTCAGTGCCTCCAGCACCGCCTGGGACAACCGGCCGCGGGGAGCGGGCAGTTCGGGGGCGGTGAGGGTGCCGGCGGGTTCACGTGTCCGCACGGGGCGGGCCTCCTTCGGGCGGGTCGGCGGGGCGGTGGGGCCCCGCTGCGGGTTCGGTGTGCTCCTCCGGGACCGGGGCGCCCGCGGAGGGCGCGGGGCGGGCGCGGTCCGGCGCGGGCGGGCGCCGGCGGCGCCGGTGGCTGGTGTCGCACCACGGCGCGGTGCGGGTACGGCGGCAGGTGCAGATCGCGACCATGAAGCGGTCGCTGGACGCCACCGTGCCGTCCTCGCGGACCACCTCGACCGGGCCCTCCACGAGGATCGGCCCGTCCCGCTCGACGGTCACCCGCCGGGGCCGGGGGCGCTCGGACCCGTCGGACGGGGCGCCGGCCGGTGCCTCGTTGCCGCGGGGCTGCTCGCCGCCGGCGCGGTCGGTACCGGCCCGGTCGGTCGGGGGGCGATCGGCGCGGGGGCGGTCGGTACCGGCCCGGGGGCCGTCGCCGGCCCCCGCCTCCGGAGGCGGGCCCGCGGGGTCAACGGACGCGCCGGGCGCGAAGAAGCGGGAATCGGGCGCATCCGCCCCGCCACGTCCGGGCGCGTCGGGCCCGTCCGGCCCACCCGGCGCGGACGCGCGCGCCGCCCGTCCGCCCGGGTCGGGCCCACCCGGTACGGGGCCTCGGGCGTCAGGTTCGCTCGGCACGGATGACCACCAACTCCTCGTACTCGTCGGCCGGTCCGACCAGGCCCCGGGCGCGCAGCCACGGCAGGCGGCGGTGCAGCACCGGCCCGAACGGCACGTGGTCGCGGGCCACGACCTCGGCGGCGAGCCCGCCGGCCCGCAGCCGGCGCAGGCTCGCCTCGACGCCGCACAGCCCGGAGTGGACCATCAACAACACGCCCGTCGGCCGCAGCAGGGCGGGGGCGTCGGCGCACAGCCGGTCCACCACGTGCCGGCCGTCGTGTCCGGCGTCCCACGCCCGTGCGGCGCCGCCGGACGGCGGCGCGTGGGGCGCGGGCACGTACGGCGGGTTGGTGACGACGACGTCGAAGGTGCGGCCGCCGCGCTCCCCCGCCAGGTCGCCGCGGCGCACCCGGACGCGCTGCCGCTGGCGGGCGGCGTTGGCCCGCGCGGTGAGCACCGCCCGCCAGGAGACGTCGGTGGCCGCGACCCGGGCGCCCATGCGGGCGGCGAGCACCGCCAGCGCCCCGCTGCCGGTCCCGATGTCGAGCACGTCCGCGCCGTCCAGCGGTCTTTCGGCCCGCAGCGCGCGCCCCAGCAGACGGGTGTCGGCCTGCGGGGCGTAGACACCCGGCAGGGTCCACAGCGCGCGGGGGCGGCGGTGGGGAAGGGAGACGGTCTCGGTAGCCACAGGGGACCTCCCGATGGGGGGTGGGGGCGCGGCCGGCGGGTGCGCACGCGCCTGCGGTCAGGGGGCGTCGGACAGTTCGGGCAGCACCTCGGTGCGGTAGAAGTCGAAGAACTGCCGCTGGTCGGGGCCGATCTGGTTGACGTAGACCTCGTCGAACCCGGCGTCGGCGTAGGCGCGGACGGTCCGCGCGTGGGCGTCGGCGTCGTCGCCGCAGGTGACCGCGTCGGCGACCATCTCCTCGGTGACGAGGGTGCTCGCCTGCTGGAAGTGTTCGGGGGTCGGCAGGATCTGGGGCAGCTCGCCGGGCAGTTGCTCGTTCGGCCACAGCCGGTGGACGGTCCGCACGGCGCGCTCGCGGTCGGTGTCCCAGCAGACCTTCACTCCCCCGACCACCGGCTTGGTACCGCCGCCGGCCCGGCGGAACTGCTCAACCAGGTCGGTGTCGGGCGCCATCGTCACGAAGCCGTCCCCGATCCGGCCGGCCAGCGCGGCGGCCTGCGGGCCGAACCCGGAGACGTACAGCGGGGCCGGCTGCTCGGGCACGGTGTACAGCCGGGCGTTCTGCACCGTGTAGTGGGCGCCGTGGTGGGTGACCCGGTCCCCGGTGAAGAGCTTCCTGATGACCTGGACGGCCTCTTCGAGCATCTCCAGGCGCTCGGGGGCCTCCGGCCAGGTGTCGCCGAGGACGTGCTCGTTGAGCGCCTCGCCGCTGCCGACGCCGAAGCGGAAGCGTCCGCCGGTCAGCACCCCGGCGGTGGCGGCCGCCTGCGCGTTGATCGCCGGGTGCAGCCGCACCGTCGGGCACGTCACCAGGGTGGTGATCGGCAGGGACGTGACCTGCGACAGCGCGCCGATCACGGACCAGACGAACGAGCCCTCGCCCTGCTCGTCGTTCCAGGGGTGGAAGTGGTCGGAGATCGCGAGTGCCCCGAACCCGGCCTGCTCGGCCATGCGGGCCTGTTCCAGCAGCTCGCCGGGGGCG encodes:
- a CDS encoding hydrogenase subunit MbhD domain-containing protein, whose product is MDTALIGVALGFVVVAATLAVLCREPVRQAVLLGVLGLALAVLFAVLQAPDVALSQVAVGTVLTPLLVLLTVRKVRRRSVPRAAVPAATGGSGNGGPGPSGGGPSGGGLPDDGPSGAGPSGGGSSRGGPHGGSGS
- a CDS encoding iron-containing redox enzyme family protein — protein: MRTREPAGTLTAPELPAPRGRLSQAVLEALTADRPPGPRDLLLAHTTDDPYGEDLQLALYVLYELHYRGFAAVADDMEWSPLLAPLRAAMEQRFLRALHTDVPGRTPDEAFADLLVESADHGSSVPYHLEHDGDARQVREYAALRSLYHLKEADPHAWVIPRLRGRAKAGMVAIEYDEFGAGRAENVHARLFADLMADLGLDTVYGRYVEHAPAPMLADVNLMTLFGLRRDLRGALVGHFGCVEVTSSPASRRLAAAMRRTDAGPAAVRFYTEHVEADAVHEQVVRHEVVGGLLADEPGLAADVAFGADTTVFLADRLAAHLLAAWRADRSALRRPL
- a CDS encoding monovalent cation/H(+) antiporter subunit G, whose amino-acid sequence is MTAGHVVALTLLWAGVACVLLSAAALVRLDGTAARLHALAASSGLGVPLIAVAVAVDQGPGRAAVRTLFIGLVFAAGGTAATIAVGKAAWESGEESEEDEEEQRWTRP
- a CDS encoding HemK2/MTQ2 family protein methyltransferase, translating into MATETVSLPHRRPRALWTLPGVYAPQADTRLLGRALRAERPLDGADVLDIGTGSGALAVLAARMGARVAATDVSWRAVLTARANAARQRQRVRVRRGDLAGERGGRTFDVVVTNPPYVPAPHAPPSGGAARAWDAGHDGRHVVDRLCADAPALLRPTGVLLMVHSGLCGVEASLRRLRAGGLAAEVVARDHVPFGPVLHRRLPWLRARGLVGPADEYEELVVIRAERT
- a CDS encoding MnhB domain-containing protein, producing the protein MSARTRLLLFAVSALALGICFALSCRELPRFGGASHPYGDRAVAAALSRRTANVISSVNFDLRGFDTLGEESILFATVMGATLLLRLARDERQHAAASEDVLPTTRLLGTVLLPITVLVGVYVVAHGQLSPGGGFQGGVVLATALHLGYVAADYRVLRRLRPLAVLDVADSLAAASFTAMGVAGLAAGGAFLKNVLPLGTFDQITSGGMVPLFNAAVGVEVASGLIVLVAHFLDQAVEVTGTGTQEDV
- a CDS encoding CDGSH iron-sulfur domain-containing protein, which gives rise to MTVERDGPILVEGPVEVVREDGTVASSDRFMVAICTCRRTRTAPWCDTSHRRRRRPPAPDRARPAPSAGAPVPEEHTEPAAGPHRPADPPEGGPPRADT
- a CDS encoding sodium:proton antiporter; its protein translation is MGVWAYLAAGWILLVALYGLVTSRNLIHAIGCLAVAQSSTYVLLLTVGYRDHGTAPVFSDLRPGSRPVVDPVVQALALTDIVVGATVTALLLALTIQLRKRHGTVDPQALTALRG
- a CDS encoding TIGR03557 family F420-dependent LLM class oxidoreductase, translating into MTTYGYFLSSEEFAPGELLEQARMAEQAGFGALAISDHFHPWNDEQGEGSFVWSVIGALSQVTSLPITTLVTCPTVRLHPAINAQAAATAGVLTGGRFRFGVGSGEALNEHVLGDTWPEAPERLEMLEEAVQVIRKLFTGDRVTHHGAHYTVQNARLYTVPEQPAPLYVSGFGPQAAALAGRIGDGFVTMAPDTDLVEQFRRAGGGTKPVVGGVKVCWDTDRERAVRTVHRLWPNEQLPGELPQILPTPEHFQQASTLVTEEMVADAVTCGDDADAHARTVRAYADAGFDEVYVNQIGPDQRQFFDFYRTEVLPELSDAP
- a CDS encoding complex I subunit 5 family protein produces the protein MTDAALLPLAVAIPLLGAPLLAVAGRVLPRAGCDALATGAAAADVVCLALLWSHLHGVAVARVGGWPARIGVVLAADRTGAGLALLAACLVLAVLGYSWRYFDEPSGERAGLFPAMVLTFQAGMVGFALTGDLFNAFVWFELMGAAGYALTGYRIEDPRPLQGALTFGIVNSLAAYCSLLGIGLLYARTGQLDLAAMGRSLAGHPTDLLTVTGFVLVVTAMLVKAAVVPFHFWLPDAHAVAPTPVCMLLSGAMVELGVYGVGRVYWTVFAGAGGVPHDAFRHTFTALGVLTALVGSVMCWQQRHIKRMLAYSTVGHVGLFVVGIALLTPDGAAGTAVYVAAHACAKAALFGLTGVLLDRYGSVDEHGLHGRGRELRLVGVLFVLGALALAGLPPFGTGLGKALGETAAGHAQPWLPAVYVLTSALTGGAVLRVALRVFWGAGAAPAQRPGEAEISGEGEEPEIRMPGRALPPMMLAVPAVLLGLCAVVGCLPAVGRAIAAGAGVYTDPAAYRAAVLGTAASPAPHVASAWTADGLLLGAVSAAAAAAAACLAVLRPFRLPCHRAVRRALTGLRRLHSGHLGDYVAWLTFGVAVLCAVMAAQT